A portion of the Cyanobium sp. PCC 7001 genome contains these proteins:
- a CDS encoding S-layer family protein: MAITSAPLTNDSTPVISGTAEDGARISLVIGGATYTTTASGGTWSIDTTTALPVSGALALDANGSNAISVTATDAAGNISAPVLLDLTIDTTPPSVAITSAPLTNDSTPVISGTAEDGARISLVIGGATYTTTASGGTWSIDTTTALPVSGALALDANGSNAISVTATDAAGNISAPVLLDLTIDTTPPSVAITSTPLTNDSTPVISGTAEDGARISLVIGGATYTTTASGGTWSIDTTTALPVSGALALDANGSNAISVTATDAAGNISAPVLLDLTIDTTPPSVAITSAPLTNDSTPVISGTAEDGARISLVIGGATYTTTASGGTWSIDTTTALPVNGSLELGSVNTVVAVATDAAGNASGPAQQDLLLYSPVQLAQITAGNGGFVINGEASFNNSGYSVSSAGDVNGDGLADLLIGAPFAGPYSNGRSYVVYGKSVNTNPVELADIAAGIGGFVILGEQSADFSSDASGWSVAGAGDVNGDGLADLLVGSYGNDANGNNSGRSYVVFGKSDNTSFVELSTIAGGTGGFVITGESAYDTSGRSVSAAGDVNGDGLADLIIGANNAKPDGATVTGRTYVVFGTSSTAPVSLAQVAEGIGGFAIDGETAYDQSGFSVSSAGDVNGDGLADLLVGAYSATGNGSASGRSYVIFGSTSGAFYQTAVDQLGGSGVDTLPGTAAAETLAGGADDDTLTGDGADVLLGGAGDDTFTVTSSMITALQSPFGTGGNTEQLGRIDGGTGFDSISLAVSGLTLDLAAIANQGASTPFSTSRLESIERIDLTGSGDNTLILSVAAIQDLAGFNTLNSTMAAGLGFSSETYSLPATEQRHQIIVTGNAGDALNLMDGTWSSAGTINGPVGLTGAGSSSYTVFNSSSGLAQLIVAADVSVNQLTSPLVLDLDGGGITTTALDPAGSLVFDLNADGTPEASGWIGAGEAFLALDRDGDGLISSGAELFGNSTPLPGGGTAAHGFEALASFDAIAQGGNGDGAIDANDAVFSSLRTWRDRNSDGVSQSDELTGLATEGISRIGLSYSVDPRLDQGNLIREAGSFTGSEGSTGLIADVWLSTSPLATTASGNLDPITGETLGANAAPTTLESSPLALSTGEGLSTASPAGGGSSDPITGEPLSNASQANQSPEPATIAAESPGPAAMENEPIVFTPPPPETLLPPPDSSNSNPLDPSLIAADPLNPARALAL, from the coding sequence GTGGCCATCACCTCCGCGCCACTCACCAACGACAGCACCCCCGTCATCAGCGGCACGGCTGAGGACGGCGCCCGGATCTCCCTCGTCATCGGGGGGGCCACCTACACCACCACCGCCAGCGGCGGCACCTGGAGCATCGACACCACCACCGCGCTTCCCGTCAGCGGTGCACTCGCCCTTGATGCCAATGGCAGCAACGCGATCTCCGTCACCGCCACCGACGCGGCGGGCAACATCTCGGCCCCCGTTCTGCTCGATCTGACCATCGACACCACCCCTCCGTCGGTGGCCATCACCTCCGCGCCACTCACCAACGACAGCACCCCCGTCATCAGCGGCACGGCTGAGGACGGCGCCCGGATCTCCCTCGTCATCGGGGGGGCCACCTACACCACCACCGCCAGCGGCGGCACCTGGAGCATCGACACCACCACCGCGCTTCCCGTCAGCGGTGCACTCGCCCTTGATGCCAATGGCAGCAACGCGATCTCCGTCACCGCCACCGACGCGGCGGGCAACATCTCGGCCCCCGTTCTGCTCGATCTGACCATCGACACCACCCCTCCGTCGGTGGCCATCACCTCCACGCCACTCACCAACGACAGCACCCCCGTCATCAGCGGCACGGCTGAGGACGGCGCCCGGATCTCCCTCGTCATCGGGGGGGCCACCTACACCACCACCGCCAGCGGCGGCACCTGGAGCATCGACACCACCACCGCGCTTCCCGTCAGCGGTGCACTCGCCCTTGATGCCAATGGCAGCAACGCGATCTCCGTCACCGCCACCGACGCGGCGGGCAACATCTCGGCCCCCGTTCTGCTCGATCTGACCATCGACACCACCCCTCCGTCGGTGGCCATCACCTCCGCGCCACTCACCAACGACAGCACCCCCGTCATCAGCGGCACGGCTGAGGACGGCGCCCGGATCTCCCTCGTCATCGGGGGGGCCACCTACACCACCACCGCCAGCGGCGGCACCTGGAGCATCGACACCACCACCGCGCTTCCCGTCAACGGTTCGCTGGAGCTGGGCTCAGTCAACACGGTTGTGGCTGTGGCGACCGATGCCGCCGGAAATGCATCGGGACCGGCGCAACAGGACCTACTCCTCTATTCGCCGGTTCAACTCGCGCAGATCACCGCCGGCAACGGTGGCTTTGTGATCAACGGCGAGGCGTCCTTCAACAACAGCGGCTACAGCGTCAGTTCTGCAGGGGATGTGAACGGGGACGGCCTGGCTGATCTTTTGATCGGTGCACCCTTCGCAGGGCCCTACTCCAATGGACGCTCCTACGTGGTCTATGGAAAGTCGGTCAATACCAACCCTGTCGAACTCGCAGACATTGCGGCTGGAATCGGTGGATTTGTCATTCTTGGCGAGCAGTCAGCTGATTTCTCCAGTGATGCCAGCGGCTGGAGTGTCGCCGGAGCCGGCGACGTGAATGGGGACGGGCTTGCCGATCTCCTAGTGGGCTCCTATGGCAACGATGCCAATGGCAACAATTCCGGGCGCTCCTATGTGGTGTTTGGAAAGTCTGACAACACCTCCTTCGTTGAACTCTCCACGATTGCTGGGGGAACTGGTGGTTTCGTCATCACGGGTGAGTCCGCCTACGACACCAGTGGCCGCAGCGTCAGCGCGGCGGGTGATGTCAACGGCGATGGCCTAGCCGACCTCATTATCGGCGCCAACAATGCCAAGCCCGATGGCGCGACTGTCACAGGCCGTACCTACGTGGTGTTTGGCACCTCCAGCACCGCTCCTGTCAGCCTCGCCCAAGTGGCGGAAGGAATCGGAGGCTTCGCGATCGATGGTGAGACGGCATACGACCAAAGTGGATTCAGTGTCTCCTCGGCGGGAGATGTCAATGGGGATGGACTGGCAGATCTCCTCGTGGGTGCCTACAGCGCCACCGGAAATGGCAGCGCTTCCGGGCGCTCCTATGTGATCTTCGGCTCCACCTCCGGCGCCTTCTATCAAACGGCCGTCGATCAGCTCGGGGGCAGCGGCGTTGACACCCTTCCCGGCACTGCCGCGGCTGAAACCCTCGCGGGTGGAGCCGATGATGACACCCTTACAGGTGATGGCGCCGATGTTCTGCTCGGTGGCGCCGGTGATGACACCTTCACCGTCACCAGTTCGATGATCACGGCGCTGCAGTCGCCCTTCGGCACTGGCGGCAACACCGAACAGCTGGGCCGTATCGATGGCGGCACAGGCTTCGACAGCATCAGCCTCGCTGTCTCCGGCCTAACGCTGGATCTCGCCGCCATCGCCAACCAGGGCGCCTCCACCCCGTTTTCGACCTCACGGCTCGAATCGATCGAGCGCATCGACCTCACCGGGAGCGGTGACAACACGCTCATCCTTTCCGTTGCCGCCATCCAGGATCTGGCCGGCTTCAACACGCTCAATAGCACCATGGCCGCCGGCCTCGGCTTCTCCAGTGAGACGTACAGCCTCCCGGCCACTGAGCAGCGGCATCAGATCATCGTCACGGGCAATGCCGGCGATGCCCTCAACCTCATGGATGGCACCTGGTCCTCCGCCGGCACCATCAACGGACCAGTGGGTCTCACTGGAGCTGGCAGCAGCTCCTACACGGTGTTCAACAGCAGCAGCGGCCTGGCCCAGCTGATTGTGGCCGCCGACGTGAGCGTGAACCAGCTGACCTCCCCCCTGGTGCTCGATCTCGATGGCGGAGGTATCACCACCACCGCCCTAGATCCAGCCGGCTCCCTGGTCTTCGATCTCAATGCCGATGGAACCCCGGAAGCCAGCGGCTGGATCGGTGCCGGCGAGGCCTTCCTGGCGCTCGACCGCGATGGCGACGGCCTGATCAGCTCGGGTGCTGAGTTGTTCGGCAACAGCACTCCCCTGCCCGGCGGCGGCACCGCCGCCCATGGCTTCGAGGCCCTGGCCAGCTTCGATGCCATCGCGCAGGGCGGCAACGGCGATGGCGCCATCGATGCCAACGATGCCGTGTTCAGCAGCCTGCGCACCTGGCGCGATCGCAACAGCGACGGGGTGAGCCAGAGCGATGAACTCACCGGCCTGGCCACAGAGGGCATCAGCCGCATCGGCCTGAGCTACAGCGTGGATCCGCGCCTCGATCAGGGCAACCTGATCCGGGAGGCGGGCAGCTTCACCGGCAGCGAGGGCAGCACCGGCCTGATCGCCGATGTGTGGCTGAGCACCAGCCCACTAGCCACCACTGCCTCCGGCAACCTCGATCCGATCACCGGGGAAACGCTCGGCGCCAATGCTGCACCCACCACCCTCGAAAGCAGCCCCCTGGCTCTCTCCACAGGCGAGGGCTTGAGCACCGCCAGTCCCGCCGGCGGTGGCAGCAGTGATCCGATCACCGGTGAGCCGCTCAGCAACGCCTCCCAGGCCAACCAGTCCCCCGAGCCCGCCACCATCGCTGCGGAGTCTCCCGGCCCAGCCGCCATGGAGAACGAGCCCATCGTCTTCACGCCGCCGCCGCCGGAAACCCTGCTGCCGCCTCCCGACAGCAGCAACTCCAATCCCCTCGATCCCAGCCTGATCGCCGCTGATCCGCTCAACCCCGCTCGGGCCTTGGCACTCTGA
- a CDS encoding DUF4079 domain-containing protein has product MTPTDWLWVLHPALAVLLVYPLLGMVLRLASQTRQRRVEKVKLPPTVGAEHADLGRWLAAAVVAIELIAIAVVIATKTPSELTPGRSGLLLLVLAGTVAALVALWRSREAIYRASFALLCWAGVIGLGMQPEVWRLSDNPLDPAFWQSHFWGGIGLTGLMLFSVAARPEILRHLRWRRLHISANALAALIFLAQGISGPRDLLEIPLSWQKPAVYACDFANKVCPPPAPAQP; this is encoded by the coding sequence ATGACCCCCACCGACTGGCTCTGGGTGCTCCATCCCGCCCTTGCCGTGCTGCTGGTGTACCCCCTGCTCGGGATGGTGCTCCGCCTTGCGAGCCAGACGCGCCAGCGGCGTGTCGAGAAGGTGAAGCTGCCCCCCACGGTGGGCGCGGAGCATGCCGATCTGGGCCGCTGGCTGGCGGCGGCCGTCGTGGCGATCGAGCTGATCGCCATCGCCGTCGTGATCGCCACCAAGACCCCGTCCGAGCTGACCCCGGGCCGCTCGGGCCTGCTGCTGCTGGTGCTGGCCGGCACCGTGGCCGCGCTGGTGGCTCTGTGGCGTTCCAGGGAAGCGATCTACCGCGCCTCCTTCGCGCTTCTGTGCTGGGCGGGCGTGATCGGGCTGGGCATGCAGCCGGAGGTGTGGCGGCTCAGCGATAACCCCCTCGATCCCGCCTTCTGGCAGTCCCACTTCTGGGGTGGCATCGGCCTCACCGGGCTGATGCTCTTCTCGGTGGCGGCCCGCCCCGAAATCCTGCGTCACCTCCGCTGGCGGCGCCTGCACATCAGCGCCAACGCGCTTGCCGCGTTGATCTTCCTGGCCCAGGGCATCAGCGGGCCCCGGGATCTGCTCGAGATCCCGCTGAGCTGGCAGAAGCCGGCTGTCTACGCCTGTGACTTCGCCAACAAGGTCTGTCCGCCTCCCGCCCCGGCTCAGCCGTGA
- a CDS encoding glycosyltransferase, which produces MRLPWAVGLLLLLAARYVHWRVTSTLVLDDLLVGSLSVLVLLAELWLLVHSFLQLLFSLAPDPGIRARVERAALVLEQRLQASDAARTGLRAAPGVSSLPAFSLPSVDVLIPTYGEPLEVVERCLRGCLALDYPHVTVWLLDDAARPELAALCRALGCRYSAREERHHAKAGNLNHVLPQLRGDLIAVFDADVVPLGSFLRRSVGLFAEEQVGLVQTPQTYMNADPVIRNLRLERWLMPDEESFYRWIEPVRQGVGAVVCAGTSFLVRRSALQALGGFDTATSSEDLSTGIRLTAAGWECLFVPEKLSAGLAPFTAAAMARQRCRWASGTLQTLRSGANPLTISGLTPLQRIAFLEGILHWFNALPQLLLALTPLAIGLFGVLPLQVSADGLLRYALPFFAAQLLLARWFSGQARTGLMPELYRWTFLLPLVATIARWLCRRPAHFQVTPKGLARGRVVGADPRLWVPLLGLLVVQLVALVNLLGSSPDPSMPDLDPISPASLALGLAWSGLNSLLLALALRSCWDRPRGSELPWFSLQASAHLNGLPCQLGAISEGGVELSGALLSPGATAVLRWGAAGPDAEPGGWPVRVEARRGSSLGCVWGELTDLQRERLQQLLYRQPGLWPQRRAPLEPVALIVVLARLFQPVPPDGWFRRSLLPIRLGHRPLRSGSVSPQPLWRLLPFRSAPQGVSP; this is translated from the coding sequence ATGCGACTTCCCTGGGCTGTAGGGCTGCTGCTGCTGCTGGCGGCCCGCTACGTGCACTGGCGGGTGACGAGCACCCTGGTGCTCGATGATCTCCTGGTGGGCAGCCTGAGCGTGCTCGTGCTGCTGGCCGAGCTCTGGCTCCTGGTCCACAGCTTTCTGCAGCTGCTGTTCAGCCTCGCCCCCGACCCCGGCATCCGCGCCCGGGTCGAGCGGGCTGCGCTGGTGCTCGAGCAGCGGCTGCAGGCCAGTGATGCCGCCCGGACGGGGTTGCGCGCGGCACCAGGCGTGTCCTCCCTGCCCGCCTTCTCCCTGCCCAGTGTGGATGTGCTGATCCCCACCTACGGCGAGCCCCTGGAGGTGGTGGAACGCTGCCTTCGCGGTTGTCTGGCCCTCGACTATCCCCATGTCACGGTGTGGCTGCTGGATGACGCGGCCCGGCCGGAGCTGGCGGCACTGTGCCGGGCTCTGGGCTGCCGCTACAGCGCCAGGGAGGAGCGGCACCATGCCAAGGCGGGCAATCTCAACCACGTGCTTCCCCAGCTCCGCGGCGATCTGATCGCGGTGTTCGATGCCGATGTGGTGCCCCTCGGCAGCTTCCTGCGCCGCAGCGTGGGCCTGTTCGCCGAGGAGCAGGTGGGGCTGGTGCAGACCCCCCAGACCTACATGAACGCCGATCCGGTGATCCGCAACCTGCGGCTGGAGCGCTGGCTGATGCCGGATGAGGAGAGCTTCTACCGCTGGATCGAACCGGTGCGGCAGGGGGTGGGGGCGGTGGTCTGCGCCGGCACATCGTTCCTGGTGCGCCGTTCCGCCCTGCAAGCGCTGGGGGGCTTCGACACCGCCACCTCCTCCGAAGACCTCTCCACCGGCATCCGGCTCACAGCCGCCGGCTGGGAGTGCCTGTTCGTGCCCGAGAAGCTCAGTGCCGGACTCGCCCCCTTCACTGCCGCGGCGATGGCACGGCAGCGCTGCCGCTGGGCCAGTGGCACCCTGCAGACCCTCCGCAGCGGCGCCAACCCGCTCACCATCTCCGGATTAACGCCCCTGCAGCGCATCGCCTTTCTGGAGGGCATCCTGCACTGGTTCAACGCGCTGCCGCAGCTGCTGCTGGCGTTGACGCCCCTTGCCATCGGACTGTTCGGCGTGCTGCCGCTGCAGGTGAGCGCCGACGGCCTGCTGCGCTACGCCCTGCCCTTCTTCGCTGCCCAGCTGCTGCTGGCCCGCTGGTTCAGCGGCCAGGCCCGCACCGGCTTGATGCCCGAGCTGTATCGCTGGACCTTCCTGCTGCCGCTGGTGGCCACCATCGCCCGCTGGCTGTGCCGGCGCCCGGCCCACTTCCAGGTGACCCCCAAGGGCCTGGCCCGCGGCAGGGTGGTGGGGGCCGACCCGCGGCTGTGGGTGCCGTTGCTGGGCCTGCTGGTGGTGCAGCTGGTGGCCCTGGTCAACCTGCTGGGCTCCAGCCCGGATCCCAGCATGCCGGATCTCGATCCGATCAGTCCGGCCAGCCTCGCGTTGGGCCTGGCGTGGAGTGGACTGAACAGCCTGCTGCTCGCCCTGGCCCTGCGCAGCTGCTGGGACCGGCCGCGCGGCAGTGAGCTCCCCTGGTTTTCGCTGCAGGCCTCCGCCCACCTGAACGGACTGCCCTGCCAGCTTGGCGCCATCAGCGAGGGGGGCGTGGAGCTCAGCGGAGCCCTGCTCAGCCCCGGAGCCACGGCCGTGCTGCGCTGGGGCGCCGCCGGGCCCGATGCCGAACCCGGCGGCTGGCCGGTGCGGGTGGAAGCTCGGCGCGGCTCCAGCCTCGGCTGTGTGTGGGGCGAGCTCACCGACCTTCAGCGCGAGCGGCTGCAGCAGCTGCTCTACCGCCAGCCGGGGCTCTGGCCGCAGCGCCGGGCACCGCTGGAACCCGTGGCCTTGATCGTGGTGCTGGCCCGGCTGTTCCAGCCCGTTCCTCCCGATGGCTGGTTCCGGCGCAGCCTGCTGCCGATCCGGCTGGGACACCGCCCGCTTCGTTCGGGCTCGGTGTCTCCCCAACCGCTCTGGAGGCTGCTGCCGTTCCGGTCTGCGCCTCAGGGCGTCTCCCCGTAG
- the maeA gene encoding oxaloacetate-decarboxylating malate dehydrogenase, whose protein sequence is MPEPDPMFFRIHHTLHYHYEKPVFLEPHTLRLTPRQNGAQRLLSHSLTVREPAAGWTAVEEPGGSDTTEIWFTGLRQELWIHTTAVVETLRSNPFAWILTDPSAQELPLRYAPATAQALAPFLGGAEASVAAWAAQLAAEAGHRTTDLLMLLADRIHHTFDHVGRFDGEPLQPEETLAQRRGACRDTAMLYVAACRSLGLAARFVSGYSMHHPPEVSEHELHAWAEVWLPGGGWRAYDPSLGLAVADGHVTLVAAADHRLAAPVSGHYRGTGVGSQLHYRVRVESSPDGERFLRPEGTTLLADPRHNRDTAFSREERQLLRLDALLPAAVETLEQQVERAWRGFEALQGELERFVYLDRLRRSNRTLFHAFLQEHIEAALPVVYTPTVGRVIQGYSHSHQPSDLGVFLTPEQQDRLPELLRQASDGPVDLLLITDAEGILGLGDQGVGGIHICQGKLAVYTLCSGLHPSRVLAVVLDVGTDNPQLLADPLYPGRRQPRLRGEAYDRFLDAVVAAATQVFPGVFLHWEDFGKSQARRVLDRYRDRAPSFNDDIQGTSGVAAAVVLAACRGLNAGLTDQRIVIFGAGTAGCGIAERLLRLLQAAGLSADQARERLWALDRHGLIVEGQPGLGGPAGGLARAAQEGAHYQRDADGRIGLLEVVRQVRPTVLIGTSTVAGAFSQAVVEAMAAGCERPLILPLSNPTALAEATPADLLAWSGGRALVATGSPFAPVVWHGRERVIGQCNNCFLYPGLGFAAVAVGAERVSEAMVDAALEALAAAIPAAQDPEAPLMPSLRQVRAVSRAVAEAVATTAVAAGLARLATTPEEARRCLDQVTWEATYGQGGYG, encoded by the coding sequence GTGCCTGAGCCAGACCCGATGTTCTTCCGGATCCATCACACCCTCCACTACCACTACGAAAAGCCGGTGTTCCTGGAGCCGCACACCCTGCGGCTCACGCCCCGCCAGAACGGCGCCCAGCGGCTGCTGAGCCACAGCCTCACGGTGCGTGAACCCGCCGCGGGCTGGACGGCCGTGGAGGAGCCCGGGGGCAGCGACACCACCGAGATCTGGTTCACCGGACTGCGGCAGGAGCTGTGGATCCACACCACGGCGGTGGTGGAAACCCTGCGCTCCAACCCCTTCGCCTGGATCCTCACCGACCCCTCGGCCCAGGAACTGCCCCTGCGCTATGCCCCGGCCACCGCCCAGGCCCTGGCCCCCTTCCTCGGAGGCGCCGAAGCGAGCGTGGCGGCCTGGGCCGCCCAGCTGGCCGCCGAAGCGGGACACCGCACCACCGATCTGCTGATGCTGCTGGCGGATCGGATCCACCACACCTTCGACCACGTGGGCCGCTTCGACGGCGAACCGCTGCAGCCGGAGGAAACCCTGGCCCAGCGCCGGGGCGCCTGCCGCGACACGGCCATGCTCTACGTGGCGGCCTGCCGCAGTCTCGGCCTCGCCGCCCGGTTCGTGAGCGGCTACTCGATGCACCACCCGCCCGAGGTGAGCGAGCACGAGCTGCACGCCTGGGCGGAGGTGTGGCTGCCGGGCGGGGGATGGCGGGCCTACGACCCCAGCCTCGGGCTGGCGGTGGCCGATGGCCACGTGACCCTGGTGGCGGCGGCCGATCACAGGCTGGCCGCCCCGGTGAGCGGCCACTACCGGGGCACGGGCGTGGGCTCGCAGCTGCACTACCGCGTGCGGGTGGAGTCCAGCCCCGACGGGGAGCGCTTCCTGCGGCCCGAGGGCACCACCCTGCTCGCCGACCCCCGACACAACCGCGACACGGCCTTCAGCCGCGAGGAACGCCAGCTGCTGCGGCTCGACGCTCTGCTGCCCGCGGCCGTGGAGACCCTGGAGCAGCAGGTGGAGCGGGCGTGGCGGGGGTTTGAGGCTCTGCAAGGAGAGCTGGAGCGGTTCGTGTATCTCGATCGGCTGCGCCGGAGCAACCGCACCCTCTTCCATGCCTTCCTGCAGGAGCACATCGAGGCCGCCCTGCCCGTGGTCTACACCCCCACCGTGGGCCGGGTGATCCAGGGCTACAGCCACAGCCATCAGCCGTCCGACCTGGGTGTCTTCCTGACGCCGGAGCAGCAGGACCGGCTGCCGGAGCTGCTGCGCCAGGCGAGCGATGGCCCCGTGGACCTGCTGCTCATCACCGACGCCGAGGGGATTCTGGGCCTGGGCGACCAGGGCGTCGGCGGCATCCACATCTGCCAGGGCAAGCTGGCGGTGTACACGCTCTGCAGCGGCCTCCATCCCAGCCGCGTGCTGGCCGTGGTGCTGGATGTGGGCACCGACAACCCGCAGCTGCTGGCTGATCCGCTCTACCCGGGTCGGCGCCAGCCGCGGTTGCGGGGCGAGGCCTACGACCGCTTCCTCGATGCCGTCGTTGCGGCCGCCACCCAGGTGTTCCCCGGCGTGTTCCTGCACTGGGAGGACTTCGGCAAGTCCCAGGCCCGCCGCGTGCTCGACCGCTACCGCGACCGGGCCCCCAGCTTCAACGACGACATCCAGGGCACCAGTGGCGTGGCCGCCGCCGTGGTGCTGGCGGCCTGCCGCGGGTTGAACGCCGGCCTGACGGACCAGCGGATCGTGATCTTCGGGGCGGGCACCGCCGGTTGCGGCATCGCCGAACGGCTGCTGCGGCTGCTCCAGGCCGCCGGTCTGAGCGCCGACCAGGCCAGGGAGCGGCTGTGGGCCCTCGACCGCCATGGCCTGATCGTGGAAGGCCAGCCCGGACTCGGCGGCCCGGCGGGGGGCCTGGCCAGAGCTGCCCAGGAAGGAGCGCACTACCAGCGCGACGCTGACGGGCGGATCGGCCTGCTGGAGGTGGTGCGCCAGGTGCGGCCCACCGTGCTGATCGGCACCTCCACGGTGGCCGGGGCCTTCAGCCAGGCCGTGGTGGAGGCGATGGCCGCCGGCTGCGAGCGGCCCCTGATCCTTCCCCTCTCCAACCCCACCGCCCTGGCGGAGGCCACCCCGGCCGATCTGCTGGCCTGGAGCGGCGGCCGCGCCCTGGTGGCCACCGGCAGCCCGTTCGCACCGGTGGTGTGGCACGGCCGGGAGCGGGTGATCGGGCAGTGCAACAACTGCTTCCTCTATCCCGGCCTCGGCTTCGCCGCCGTGGCCGTGGGTGCCGAGCGGGTGAGTGAAGCGATGGTGGATGCCGCCCTGGAGGCCCTGGCCGCAGCCATCCCTGCCGCCCAGGACCCCGAAGCACCCCTGATGCCATCCCTGCGGCAGGTGCGGGCGGTGTCGCGGGCAGTGGCGGAGGCGGTGGCCACGACAGCGGTGGCCGCAGGGCTGGCCCGGTTGGCCACCACCCCCGAGGAGGCCCGGCGCTGCCTGGATCAGGTCACCTGGGAGGCCACCTATGGGCAGGGCGGCTACGGGTAA
- a CDS encoding PCC domain-containing protein gives MRFLALHLEPGTDVRQALEQVAAQEGGSGFVLSVVGNLSQAAFQCPGKAGPTLLAGELEIITLQGTIAAGGVHLHLSFSDDACQVWGGHLEPGTLVLKGADLLVGLFDPEPIQLGPEAGATARPAMAAAPMPPQPVQPQEPRVEIAVLPGCPFSARALRMLRTLSIPHRVTEPGQPGSVPQVFIDGAFIGGYDALAELHAQGQLEHLRGF, from the coding sequence ATGCGTTTCCTGGCCCTCCACCTCGAACCCGGCACCGATGTGCGCCAGGCACTCGAGCAGGTGGCGGCCCAGGAAGGGGGCTCGGGCTTCGTGCTCAGCGTGGTGGGCAACCTCTCCCAGGCGGCCTTTCAATGTCCCGGCAAGGCTGGCCCCACCCTCCTGGCCGGGGAGCTGGAGATCATCACGCTGCAGGGCACCATCGCCGCCGGGGGGGTGCACCTGCACCTGAGCTTCTCGGACGATGCCTGCCAGGTGTGGGGCGGCCATCTCGAGCCGGGCACCCTGGTGCTCAAGGGTGCCGACCTGCTGGTGGGGCTGTTCGACCCCGAGCCGATCCAGCTGGGTCCCGAGGCCGGCGCCACCGCTCGCCCCGCCATGGCCGCTGCGCCGATGCCACCGCAGCCCGTGCAGCCCCAGGAGCCACGGGTGGAGATCGCGGTGCTGCCGGGCTGCCCCTTCTCGGCCCGGGCCCTGCGGATGCTGCGCACCCTCAGCATTCCCCACCGGGTCACCGAGCCCGGTCAGCCCGGCAGCGTGCCCCAGGTGTTCATCGATGGGGCCTTCATCGGCGGCTATGACGCCCTGGCGGAGTTGCACGCCCAGGGCCAGCTGGAGCACCTGCGGGGCTTCTGA
- a CDS encoding isopenicillin N synthase family oxygenase, which translates to MTLAQGFTGPDDDAAVLDVDLLRFERGDSAARAAVVDGVKRSLATGFVTTSHDLSSALLDDAYGLLEQFFRLPETRKQAFVADGACGQTGYTGHLVETAAGASLADWKEMLNWAEPLPAGHPLRRRFPVLYPQQLLPEEAVPGISAVLGAFHRAIADLQRRFLRVIAVGLGVHEALFDAMVEEAPTLTRAVHYPPIHQAPAEGHVWAAAHADINLITALPRATAPGLEVLVGERWVQATPPDGHVILNSGLMLERLSNGLIPSGWHRVVAEPGETGGRLSVVQFCHPRPSTVLQPFPSCCSAHHPQRFAAELAADALEAVLHRINLTGSAC; encoded by the coding sequence ATGACCCTGGCCCAGGGGTTCACCGGTCCCGACGACGACGCCGCAGTGCTCGATGTGGATCTGCTGCGGTTCGAGCGGGGCGACAGCGCCGCCCGCGCCGCCGTGGTGGATGGGGTGAAGCGCAGCCTGGCCACCGGTTTCGTCACCACCAGCCACGACCTGTCTTCCGCGCTTCTGGATGACGCCTATGGCCTGCTGGAGCAGTTCTTCCGCCTGCCGGAGACGCGCAAACAGGCCTTCGTGGCGGACGGGGCCTGCGGCCAGACGGGCTACACGGGCCATCTGGTGGAAACCGCCGCCGGCGCCAGCCTGGCCGACTGGAAGGAGATGCTCAACTGGGCCGAGCCCCTCCCCGCGGGCCACCCGCTGCGCCGCCGCTTTCCCGTGCTCTACCCGCAGCAGCTGCTGCCGGAGGAGGCCGTGCCGGGGATCAGCGCCGTGCTCGGCGCCTTCCACCGGGCCATCGCCGATCTGCAGCGACGGTTTCTGCGGGTGATCGCCGTGGGGCTCGGCGTTCATGAGGCCCTCTTCGACGCCATGGTGGAGGAGGCGCCCACGCTCACCCGCGCGGTGCACTACCCGCCGATCCACCAGGCACCGGCGGAGGGCCATGTGTGGGCGGCGGCCCACGCCGACATCAATCTGATCACGGCCCTGCCCAGGGCCACGGCCCCCGGACTCGAGGTGCTGGTGGGGGAGCGCTGGGTGCAGGCCACTCCCCCCGATGGACATGTGATCCTCAACAGTGGCCTGATGCTGGAGCGGCTCAGCAACGGGCTGATCCCCAGCGGCTGGCACCGCGTGGTGGCTGAGCCCGGTGAAACCGGCGGGCGCCTCAGCGTTGTGCAGTTCTGCCATCCGCGGCCCTCCACGGTGCTGCAACCGTTCCCCAGCTGCTGCAGCGCTCACCATCCCCAGCGCTTTGCCGCCGAGCTGGCCGCGGATGCCCTCGAGGCCGTGCTGCACCGCATCAACCTGACCGGTTCGGCATGCTGA
- a CDS encoding DUF427 domain-containing protein, producing MQASWKGAVIASSDDIVMVEGNAYFPAEALDPAHVQPSEHRSVCGWKGEAHYYDVVVDGAVNPNAAWFYPEPKDAARQIRGRVAFWKGVTVQ from the coding sequence ATGCAAGCGAGCTGGAAGGGGGCGGTGATCGCCAGCAGCGACGACATCGTGATGGTGGAGGGCAATGCCTACTTCCCTGCGGAGGCGCTGGATCCGGCCCATGTGCAGCCCTCCGAGCACCGCAGTGTCTGCGGCTGGAAAGGCGAGGCCCACTACTACGACGTGGTGGTGGACGGCGCGGTGAATCCCAACGCCGCCTGGTTCTATCCCGAGCCCAAGGACGCCGCCCGCCAGATCCGCGGCCGGGTGGCGTTCTGGAAGGGTGTGACGGTGCAATGA